The sequence GTCGTATGAGCGATGGTTTTCGTTTAAATCCATGTTTACGACCAtcatagatagatagatagcgagcgagatgggcagaccaggtgcagaacgacttggcgagcgtggggcgtatccgaggatggagagatgcggcctcgaaccgtgcattgtggcgtcaaattgttgattcagtgttatctgtttagatgttaactaaataaaaaaaaaaaacgaccatAATGGATCGATACAAACACGAGGAGCCGGAGATAAAACTCTACCATCTCCGTAACTCACTGGTTGGACCGGTAGAAGGCATCATCGACCATTGTAAATAACAATGATTACAATGCTGCCTAGCGATTCTCGACGGACAGGTTTGAAGACCAGAGGCTTATCATTGACAAACACATCGAGTGTTCAATTTGCCACGAATTTAAAAAGGTAGCTCAACAAATCTCCGAAAGTTGCTTGACGTCTGCAATTAAAAATATAGAAGCTCCTAAAAACCTGAACCTCAAACTGGAAGGCCTCGGCGAGCAAATGGTGGTCAACATTATTTCATCGCGCATGGGAGAAGCGGCAGAAACCAGGAACTCTTCCGAGCTATTCAGATATACGATGGCATTTCTGAAAGAACAGggtagaatttttgaaaaaaatgaaacgaACTTTAAAGTGGAAAATGTGAAACCGAAGGCGGTGTTCAAGGCGCAGACGCTAGTGAATACAAGTGAACTGAAAAGCGAATCAAAAGGTGAACTCAAATGTTCAACGTAGGTGACACCAACTCAGCTATTACTAAAACGTTGGGTGTAGTATGGAATCCTGTCGATGATTGATTTTCATTCGCCGTTGTTCCTAGCAACCCGGAAGCTACaacgaaaagaaaaaatattagtGAAGTTGCGAAGATTTATGATTTGCTCGGTTTGGTTGGCCCTGTAATAACTGCGGCAAAATTGATTCTCCGAGAAGTCAGTGTTCTTGGGGTGGAATGAGACGACCCAGTACCACAAGAAATCGTTCCCAAGTTCCTGAATAAACTGCGTGTGCCAAGATGGGTATCGTCAAGTAGTGCGCTGTCCGTCCAACTGCATGGATTTTCCAACGCCTCCGACGTGGCATATGGGGCGTGCCTTTACGCTCGTGTCGTCAATGATGATGGTTCTGTGGTGCTTCGTTTGATTTGTAGTAAAATGAGAATCTTGCCCAAGAAATGTGGGAAGCAAAAGCAGCAGAaacataagtactagaacgctagtggcgctatagtcatttgaattattttgcAATTGGCCATgctttatgcatcatgttgtagtgcatgtttggttttatcaccaacatcggtttgacacttgtagtaccggtactttggctgccaggtcgaagtaacctagatgttagtcacgggaacaggaacgacattagaaatcttatacttttgaatcaactgcaCAAGCCGCACAACTGCGCACTCCACGTGCCGAACTACTTGGTACTCTCCTTCTGTCAAGGCTAGTTGAAAGGGCGATTGCTGCGATCGCTTTTAAATTCGATTCGGTAAACCTTCACTGAAAAGAGGTTTGCAgtcaaaaatactattttagaGGGTTAAATTAAATGCACAACGCCACTAGATTTGTGCAGACTGCGCATAACGCTTATCCTAAACAGAATGTGTTTTAATTTTTACCATGGCTCCGAAACCAACACAATCGGTTAAAATAACCATGTTCCATTGttattataataaaaattacaattaaaaataaacatGCCAATCGTTTAAAACGAAAATGACCGTGTAATGAATATTACTGGGGTGGTTACTTTGGATACTCATAGAAAATACACCAAATTGCGAAgtcaaaacatttttattattatattatcgCCGCAACCGTCCATGAAAATTATAATTTCCGATTAACATAATAATTGAACACTGCTTTTTCATACTCATTATTATCTTGTCTGACTTGCAGTGAAACGAAATAGATATCTCCTTCGTCGTCTCTGAGGTTCCGCCGAAAGTATGATTCCGTGAATGTAAAGGGCAATCCAGGAATTGAATCATCCAGGAGAAGCATTTTTCGCCACCGCTCCAGACTGCAATGGAAAACATCGTTTTAAGAAGATAATTTACGAAAAGGAGATAAGAATACTAACCTGTGCTTGTGTATCTACTGAATATTTCGTAGAAAAATCGATAAATATGAAATCCGTCACTTGTTTGTGATCACCGACGTGCACCAGCATTCAATCACAATCACAATATGGCGGGTCTGGTGGAGTTTTTTCTTGACCACATTTTGTTGTTATTTCAACTATGCGTATGGTAAAATTAATAAACATGCTGTTCATTCAATCAGCTTCGTTTTTGCTTTGACAACTTTGTgagatagggtaaatcactacttgggcctatggacccggttcccggctcactgcacagaaaactaatgatttaaactgtttggaagtcgtaggtttatggttaATAATTTTTagaaagtctcccatttatttttcacaatactcaatatttttctatcacttgttttactcctaattgattcaattgtagaaaataaaaatgaagaattcaaaatttcactctccgatgccacgccactgagccgaagtgattctttccacttttacaaaacggtattatcgaataaacacctacctgaaaatcgtcgcagtgctcgatacaaccattgcatgaagctgttaatcaccacaccataattctaaacacccgcacttcaattattcttatttgttcgtttcactagtgTAGAGTTATGAATAAGGTTGTAAGACTGCTGACTACATCCCTGAGGAATAAGTAtgagtattggtgtcgtatagGGGTTAACGGGTTTTAATATAATGAGAGGCGGGCAGTCGTTGAAGAATACTTGAGAAGTGAGGTTGCAACTAAGTGCTTGAGACGGTAACGCGACAATTGGCGCAGCCGGTACGATCAAGGATAATGGAAGAACTGTTTGTTTTTTTCTCATTAGTTGGAACACAATGTCCGTGCTTTGAACAGACTCtaagtttctaaaaaaaaaagaatatagATCATTTGAATGACCGTTCGATTTTGAGATGGCCAGACCAGTGCGTACTGAAGGGCAAAGCGAGACCGGAAAAAAATCCGTAGCGCTGGTAGTTATGCTAGTCCAACCATAAGTTGAAGGGCAGAAAATAAGATTAGCGAGACCGGAAAACCGAAGCGCCAAATAATATCAGATAGGAGCTGTCAAGCAGATTGTATGGCGAGACCGGTTTTATACCGCAACGCAGCTAGACCAGCAAGACGCTGTAGAGCATAGTGGTAGtgatgaaaaaaatcgtttattgtACTCACACTCTATCATGTGAAAGCATTGAGAGGCAGAGGACCTCGCGATgacgctgaaaaaaaaactaataatgaGTAACTTGCACAAGCTGAGAGTATATGCATGTATTGGTTGACATAACAGAAAATACTGGTTCGGGTTCGATCGTCTTGCATGTGAAGAGCGGTGCGATAAAGGAAGCGTCCGCATTACATTACTTAAAAAGAAAGACAGAGAGAAAAAAAGCATTATGATTTTAGCAGTGGGAGTGTTGTTGCACTGCCGAGACTAATGGTGTGCTGGTATATTTATGAATGTATTTACTCATACTGATGCGTGCGAAAGAGATTCATGTATAGTGGTGTATGTGTTGAAGTTGAAAATGTCATAACGAGGCCGAACGGATCATGCACACAGCCAGAGAGATCAGTTTCAATCGAACAGCGCCTGAGATAAGTTTGCAAGTGCAAATCACCAAATCAAAGTTGTTAGCCGTGATCAAAAGTGAAGTTGAATCTTCTGAATTTGTGCCATTGAAGCAAAATGCAGGTAATGAATtgttaaaaacaaaagtttcctTTGGGGATTGACCATTAGAAGTTAAGAAAATGTAGGAATTTGCAAAGAACCAAGACTGAAGTGCTTCACTCTATTCAGAGGATTAAAAACGCATTTTCAGCGTTTTGCTGTTACAGGTGAGCGCATCAGAGACAAATCAAAATGGCCGCTAGAGCCATTCAATGACTGTGTCAACACGCAAGACTTGCGCAGAGAGTGGGAAGAGTGGCATCGGGCGTTTGAGCTACTTTTGGAACTGCGAGATGTGGAAGAGCAGCATGATAAGCTGATACTGCTGCTCACAGTTGGCGGCCGGGGACTGCAACGTTTCTATTATAATCTTGGTCCAGCTCCGGAGGAAATTTACCCAGAACCAGTTCAAGTGCCTTACCGCCCCCAAGAAGTTCCAGAATATGATAATGCAATTAAGCGGTTGAGCAAGTTTTTCGTCGGGAAACGAAACGACCGCATTGAGCTGGAAGTATTCCGCTCTCTCAAGCAAGGAAGTGATGAAACGTTTAACAATTTCCTCCTGCGTCTTCGATCGCAAGCTGCTCGGTGCGAGTTCAAAGACAGAGAAGAGAAGGAGCTCCTCCAGCAAGTCACAATGGGAGCAAGTGACGAACGTGTTCGAGACAAAGGTCTAGAGAACGTGATGGACCTCGACGAGATAACGAACTATGCCGTCAATCGCGAGATCCTTTGCAAACAGAAGGAAAAATCCAAGCCATTCAGTGGTGAATCAACCGCAGGCTCAGTGGCGGCAGTAAAGCAAGAGTGGAGCGAAAGTTCGCGATTTAAGAGAGGTGAGAGATTTTCGAAATTTGGATTCAACAGAGAAAAACGGCAAGAACGAGGACAGCTTGGATGCGGCCGATGTGGAGCATACCGACACCCTTCAAACTCACTAAACTGCCCGGCATTGAAAGCGCGGTGCAACCAGTGTGGGCGCATCGGTCATTTTGCAAGAAAATGCCGTGAATCACAACAAGGTAGTTCGAAGCAATCCAACAATTGGAGGCGAGTTGCTAAAGAAGCAAACTCGTTACAGGAAGATGGTAGCTGGGTCGAAGAACTTCCCCACAAACCGAAGTCAGAGGACATTAATAAGGTAtaattaaagttttattttatcGATAGGCACCAGACCTAAATGTTAACCATGTTCGGACctgtcaaataaaaaaaactaaacctaATATGTACGTATCTTTCATTTGCTTATGTAGAGCGGTAAAAATCCCAATGCTGATGGCGTCATCACATGTTTGATCGACAATTACCCAGTTGAATTTCTGGTAGATTCTGGTTCTTCCATCAATACAATAAGCATGGATATTTGGACCAAACTAAAAGCTGCCAGACCAAAGCTTTCCAAGAAGAAATTTTCCAACGATCGTCGGTTTACAGCATATGCTAGCCAAGATGCACTGAAGGTATTAGTAGTATTTGAGGCGTGGATTTCAGTCAACCCAGCAAAACCAGAGAGCTATGCTGAATTTTTCGTAATTGATCGGGCGAGCAGGTGCTTGTTGAGCAAACGAACAGCAGAAGACCTTAAAGTCTTGAAGGTCGGTCTAGATGTTCAGAATATAGCGACCAACTGGGAACCATTTCCAAAATTCCCAGGCGTGCAGGTAGGATTATTTGTGTAGTTTGTAAAGCTAAGACGTAACTTTATTATGTTGTATGTAGGTCAAGCTATCGATTGACCGATCGATTGAGATGCTACGAGTAGATATAATTGAGGGTGTTCCGGAATGGATATCTCCCATGGTCGTTGTTCCCAAGGGAACTGATGACGTGCGATTATGCATCAATATGAAGTATCCAAACCAAGCTATCCAACGTGAGCACTTTCCTCTACCTGTAATTGAAACGCTGCTGAACAAATTGAAGGGGTGCAAATTCTTTTCGCGATTGGATATTACTGCAGCCTATCACCATGTAGAACTTCATCCCGATTCTCGCGGCATAACCACTTTCATGACTAGCCGAGGTTTGATGCGCTTCAAAAGGCTGATGTTCGGGATTAATTGCGCTCCCGAAATATTTCAGCGCATTATGACTCAGATGCTAGCTGGAATTGAAGGGGTCATTGTGTACATCGACGATGTAATTATTTCAGGCCGAACACTTGAGGAGCACAACGCTCGGTTAGCTGAAGTTGAAGCAGTTCTTGAACAAAACCATGCGACGTTAAATAAGACCAAGTGTATATATGGGGTGAAGGAAATGGAGGTTTTTGGATTCAAATTCAGCGCAACTGGAATAAGTCCAGCAACGGAGAACACTTCTGCAATTAGGAACTTTCGAATTCCGGAATCAAAAGAGGAGGTAAGAAGTTTCCTTGGGCTTGTTAATTTCGTCGGTCACTTCATCCCAGATTTGTCGACGAAAACAGAGCCATTGCGTAAATTTGTTCGGGGATCCGTTGAATCTTTCGGACGAGAACAACTGACAGCttttaacgaattgagaaaCGAACTCACTCAAAATGTGAGAACTTTGGGATTCTATGATCCAAAGGATATAACGGAGCTGTATGTCGACGCCTCACCAGTAGGACTGGGGGCAGTTCTTGTGCAGAGGGATGAACATAGCACACCGAGAGTCATCAGTTTTGCGTCGAAAGGGCTGTCAGACACCGAAAGGGTCTACCCTCAAACGCAACGTGAGGCCTTAGCGGTTGTTTGGGCGGTAGAGAGATTTTATCTCTACCTTTTTGGACTAAAGTTTACTATTTTTTCCGACCATAAGGCATTAGAGTTTATTTTCAGTGGAAAGCACAGAGACGGTCGTCGTGCTTGTTCCAGAGCGGAGTCATGGGCGCTACGCTTGCAGCCATATGATTTCGAGGTGAAATACATCCCTGGCTTGTCTAATATCTCGGACATTCTGTCTCGACTTTGTCCTCAAAGTGAGCCATCTTTCGATGAAGGCTCAGAACATTTCTTATTTGCGATCGACGAGGATCAACAGGCGATAACATTGGAGGAAATAAGGGCTGAAAATACACACGATGAAGTGATGTCTGCAGTCGTTAGGGCCCTTAAAAGTAATATCTGGACAAAAGAACTCTTCCGATATCAAGCTTTTGCCAATGAGTTAGGAGTTATCGATGGAATTGTTGTTCGAAATGACAGAATAGTACTTCCGCAAAAATTGCGGTCCAAGGCATTAGACATAGCGCATCGTGGCCATCCCGGAATCGTTTCAATGCGTCGGAACCTTAGAGAGCGGGTTTGGTGGCCATGCATGGATCGTGACGTAACCGATAGAGTCCAAGAGTGTCTAGGCTGCACGGCAGTCAGTAGGCAATTTCCACCTGAGCCGATGCTTAGAAAAGAGATGCCAGAAAGAGCGTGGCAGGATATTGCCATCGACTTCTTCTCAGCGAAACAATGCGCGACGTTTCTTGTGGTGGTTGACTATTTTAGTCGATACTTGAAAGTCGTTGAGATGAAGGTCACGACAGCTGCAAAAACAATCGAAGCACTGGAAAGTATCTTCGCTGAATTATCTTATCCGGAAACAGTTCGCTGTGACAACGGGCCACCATTCTCAAGCGAGGAGTTTTCCGCATACTGCCGAAACAAGAATATACAGTTGGTAAATACGATTCCATACTGGCCTCAGATGAACGGCCTCGTCGAAAGACAGAACCAAGGCATCTTGAGAGCCTTACGTATTGCGAAAGTTTTGAAGAATGATTGGCGTAAAGCTGTTGCTGAATATGTACACTGTTATAATACCACTCCGCACTCCGTCACAGAGAAAGCCCCGTTTGAGTTACTAATGGGAAGACCGGTTAAGGACTTACTACCTTGTGGCAGCGCAGAACCGAAGCTGCGATATGAAGGCATCCGTGACAATGATGCGATCAAGAAAATGGCAGGCAAACTATACGCGGACGAAAAAAGGAAGGCAAATTACTCTGATATTTTAGTTGGGGATACGGTGATGATTAGGAACTACGAAATCGGAAAGCTAGAACCCACATTCCGATTGGAGCGTTTCAAAGTGATTGAAAAGAAAGGAAGCGATACAACTGTTATAAACGAGGAAGGAGTTAAATATCGGCGCCCGATTAGTCATCTCAGAAAATGGCCATCGCAAGATGCAGCATTGCAATCACGATCATCGAGCCCGGAAGTAACGCCAGCAAACAATTCCCGATCGGCTGAGCGAATGGTGGAAGCAGAAATGGCACCTGAAACTTCAAACAGCAACAAACGCAAAGCGGATAATCCAGTCGTGGAGTCAAAACGTCCAGCCAGAACCAGGAAGTCTCCTTTGCGCTACAGTCCataaacgtttttttattcgtaATTTTCTTTAAATAAAGTACTTTTATTGCATTTCATTCTTTTATTTTCTTGGGGTGGAAGAAGGATGTAGAGTTATGAATAAGGTTGTAAGACTGCTGACTACATCCCTGAGGAATAAGTAtgagtattggtgtcgtatagGGGTTAACGGGTTTTAATATAATGAGAGGCGGGCAGTCGTTGAAGAATACTTGAGAAGTGAGGTTGCTACTAAGTGCTTGGGACGGTAACGCGAcaactagaacttatttaaacatactagaatacattttaaaatgtattcacaaaccgaacaaaaattcacctcggcccaagaacttctagccgcaccgtgctgccaaaaggccaggattataaaaattatccttcatcgttaataggaaaattgtcttatatgttgacgttatcatgttatttatagttctctcgattttaaaaggtgaaataaatattgttttaaagtatttggaagaaatttggatgagtttatatatcttctcaaccaaataaaaatgattatgaataataccatctggcatcttgttgtcgtggaacgtgcatatttttgtttacatcgcattttctaccgtcccgagagagaatgagagtaaaatgttgagagattgagtgaaattttgcttaggccgggaactggtttttttgtatgccggattgcgaatcgctatgactggaatgagtgctgcacctcgttcatttaaatcaaataaaagcttctttgaacgatatttagcacgaatagctatttttttaagcagaagtgaactccaatgcagtattatacagcctacaaatttcagaaaaagttgcttcctgtcataaatatcaattaaataatgcagtcgtacgcatgttaggccgggaatggggtaagaaaccctagtaATTTTAAGAATAATTTTGCGGTTTTAGTTACTCTATGATTCATTTCAGTGTTTGGACagtagatgcataagtattacacgcccgtttcaaatcactcagagactgagtgaaattgtattgccgtctctttttttctcacggaaatcttactcaattttcgtaaaaagtggaactactaaaattttgagtagttccactttttacgaaaattgagtaattttaccgtgggaaaaaaagagacggcaatacaatttcactcagtctctgagtgatttgaaacggatgtgtagattgctaatgtcgctcctgttcgcgtgactaacatctaggtcactttgatctggcagccaaagtaccggtacttcttcttcttcttcttcttattggcattacattcccacactgggacagagccgcctcgcagcttagtgttcattaagcacttccacagttattacctgcgaggtttctaagccaggttaccatttttgcattcgtatatcatgaggctagcacgatgatacttttatgcccagggaagtcgatacaatttccaacccgaaaattgcctagaccggcaccgggaatcgaacccagccaccctcagcatggtcttgctttgtagccgcgcgtcttaccgtactACAAGCGTCAAACCAATGTTCATGCTGAAACAAAACATGATGCATAATAAACGGCTAAGTTATGCTTGTGGAAGCATATTTTGCCAAAATGCTTTTAATGACTACAGcaccactagcgttctagtacctATGCTTCTACTCTTTGGACCGAGTCTCAAATTGTCTACTTCTGGATTAGAAAACCACCGGAGGCTGTATGTTTCCAACCGAGTAAGTGAAATTCAACCAATAACAGGTGCGTATAAATGGCGTTATGTAGGTACCGACTAACGAAAATCCTGCGGATATAATTTCGCGTGATGAGTTTCCTCGAAAACTGCTGAGCAATGTGATGTGGTGGGATGGACCACCCATGCTGAAGGTTGCAACGATAGAAGCAGTGTAGCTCGAACCGTTACACATCAAATGCTTTTGGCTGGTGGACATCCATTTGTGGTTGCAATTGTGAGAAGTTTGCACCGATCAAATTTGCATATCGGACAGAAGGTTCTGTTTGCGTTGGTTCGCCAGCGGTTTTGGCCACTGAGAGTGAAGTCAACTATACGGAAGGTCATCGCTAACTGTATCACTTGTTTCAGAGCGAATCCACTGAAGAGATCCCAACTGATGGGAAATTTGCGATTTTACCGTATCCAGCCAGCACCGACGTTTGCCTACACTGTGCACTGTTGCAACTTTGCTGGACCCTTTTTGATTAAATCGCACACTGCAAGTCGCAGACCACTTATCACGAAGGCTTATGTTTGCCTATTTGTCTGCATGCAGACCAGAGCTATCCATTTAGAGTTAGTGTCTGACTTGACAACGAGTGCATTTCTGGCTGCATTACGGCGATCACCAGCCGAAAGCGCGCTAGCTCTTTAAGCTCATTCCGTGCGCCGACTAAATTCGTCGCATTGTCGGAAAACATCTTACACTGTAGACCACTACAGTGTAAGATGTTTTCCGACAAAGCGACGAATTTAGTCGGCGCACGGAATGAGCTTAAAGAGCTAGCGCGCCTCTTCAAGGATCAGCAACAAGCAAGGAAGGTTTCTGAATATTGCACAGGCCAAGGGATCGAATGGTCTTTCATACCTCCTAGGAGCCTTCATTTTGAAGGCATTTGGGAGGCGGGCGTGAAGCAGGTAAAGCATCATCTAACGCGGATTGTCGGTGGTTACAAGCTGTCTTACGAGAAATTCTGCACTACGTTCACCCAGATAGAAGCCGTTTTAAATTCTCGGCCGCTGGTACCGTGCTCCGATGACTCATGTGACCTTTCAGCGATAACACCAGCCCGTTTCTTAATTGGTCGAGAGATgaactgccgttatacgcataactgtcccatgtacatagtaatcccaacaaacatgggacaaatatgcgtatgaagGCAGTGACAGAACCATCCTACCAGAGCACTCTTTCTCAATGGCAATTAGTACAAACTATTTTCAACATTTCTGGAGAAGGTGGACCAGAACTTCAGAATAGAGCAAAGTGGACAAAAGCAACAACCATAGCAGAAGGTGCTCTAGTTCTT comes from Armigeres subalbatus isolate Guangzhou_Male chromosome 2, GZ_Asu_2, whole genome shotgun sequence and encodes:
- the LOC134209433 gene encoding uncharacterized protein K02A2.6-like, whose product is MHTAREISFNRTAPEISLQVQITKSKLLAVIKSEVESSEFVPLKQNAGERIRDKSKWPLEPFNDCVNTQDLRREWEEWHRAFELLLELRDVEEQHDKLILLLTVGGRGLQRFYYNLGPAPEEIYPEPVQVPYRPQEVPEYDNAIKRLSKFFVGKRNDRIELEVFRSLKQGSDETFNNFLLRLRSQAARCEFKDREEKELLQQVTMGASDERVRDKGLENVMDLDEITNYAVNREILCKQKEKSKPFSGESTAGSVAAVKQEWSESSRFKRGERFSKFGFNREKRQERGQLGCGRCGAYRHPSNSLNCPALKARCNQCGRIGHFARKCRESQQGSSKQSNNWRRVAKEANSLQEDGSWVEELPHKPKSEDINKSGKNPNADGVITCLIDNYPVEFLVDSGSSINTISMDIWTKLKAARPKLSKKKFSNDRRFTAYASQDALKVLVVFEAWISVNPAKPESYAEFFVIDRASRCLLSKRTAEDLKVLKVGLDVQNIATNWEPFPKFPGVQVKLSIDRSIEMLRVDIIEGVPEWISPMVVVPKGTDDVRLCINMKYPNQAIQREHFPLPVIETLLNKLKGCKFFSRLDITAAYHHVELHPDSRGITTFMTSRGLMRFKRLMFGINCAPEIFQRIMTQMLAGIEGVIVYIDDVIISGRTLEEHNARLAEVEAVLEQNHATLNKTKCIYGVKEMEVFGFKFSATGISPATENTSAIRNFRIPESKEEICRRKQSHCVNLFGDPLNLSDENN